A genomic stretch from Candidatus Acetothermia bacterium includes:
- a CDS encoding HAD family hydrolase produces the protein MEGRTLHVGNRALLGELGVAIPSDPRVEELEGEGRTVVFAAADGKLLGALGIDAVFAEVKPEEKAQVVRGLQQEGHVVAMVGDGINDAPALVVADVGMVRNDPRDVTRLVRLSRAVMRKMRQNLVWATTRWPSRRRPGPSPAGGWSSLPSGGPHHGGERRGCGSERHSSQAGAVLARAPWEVHTPCTLYPPPLVGSRRKEADMAEPREERYLAEGLHGGEALLAAVDALPFYVMLVDAHHRILFANRAAAQELGVQLEALRGQYCPQAVHGCDGPVPGCPLGEAVAREVFDPARKRWVRSAVYPTGLRTQGAFRCSSTPLSMPGTPMIRRRRPSWRCWRRWRARSSPTARPRWSWPKATGGSKKS, from the coding sequence GTGGAGGGGAGGACTCTCCACGTGGGGAATCGGGCCCTGCTTGGGGAACTTGGGGTAGCCATCCCCTCAGACCCTCGGGTGGAGGAGCTCGAGGGGGAAGGGCGGACCGTGGTGTTCGCTGCTGCCGACGGGAAGCTACTGGGGGCGCTTGGGATCGACGCGGTGTTCGCCGAGGTGAAGCCGGAGGAGAAGGCCCAGGTCGTGCGGGGGCTGCAACAGGAGGGGCATGTCGTGGCCATGGTGGGGGACGGGATCAACGATGCCCCGGCGCTCGTGGTGGCGGACGTGGGGATGGTGCGCAACGATCCCCGGGACGTAACCCGGTTGGTGCGCCTCTCGCGGGCGGTGATGCGCAAGATGCGCCAGAACCTGGTATGGGCTACAACGCGGTGGCCATCCCGGCGGCGGCCGGGGCCTTCTCCCGCTGGGGGGTGGTCCTCGCTCCCCAGTGGGGGCCCTCATCATGGCGGCGAGCGCCGTGGTTGTGGTTCTGAACGCCATTCTTCTCAGGCGGGCGCGGTTCTAGCCCGGGCTCCATGGGAGGTCCACACGCCGTGCACCCTCTATCCACCCCCCTTGGTAGGGTCCAGACGAAAGGAGGCCGACATGGCCGAGCCCCGGGAGGAACGGTACCTTGCGGAGGGCCTCCACGGCGGGGAAGCGCTCCTCGCCGCAGTGGACGCCCTCCCCTTCTACGTGATGCTCGTGGATGCCCACCACCGGATCCTGTTTGCCAACCGGGCCGCGGCCCAGGAGCTTGGGGTCCAGCTGGAGGCGCTCCGTGGGCAGTACTGCCCCCAGGCGGTCCACGGCTGTGACGGCCCGGTCCCCGGTTGCCCCTTGGGGGAGGCGGTGGCGCGGGAGGTGTTCGACCCGGCGCGGAAAAGGTGGGTGCGCTCGGCCGTGTACCCCACCGGGCTTCGGACCCAGGGGGCGTTCCGGTGTTCCTCCACACCGCTTTCGATGCCGGGTACGCCCATGATCCGGAGGAGGCGGCCCTCCTGGAGATGCTGGCGGCGGTGGCGAGCAAGGTCATCGCCCACGGCAAGGCCGAGGTGGAGCTGGCCCAAAGCCACAGGAGGATCCAAGAAGTCCTGA
- a CDS encoding HD domain-containing protein — translation MASKVIAHGKAEVELAQSHRRIQEVLTQIVTALASAVEQRGPYTAGHQRRVADLACAIARELGLPEDRIQGLRLAALVHDVGKLAVPAEILSKPGRLSALEFELVKGHPSGAGSSFGTWISLGRWRTWWRRWPPIARTGEPWIETGKGRLYDPRVVDGCLRLFRDHGFSWSASSPGLPCPTNQGCSYGKPRVHLTHPRWGG, via the coding sequence GTGGCGAGCAAGGTCATCGCCCACGGCAAGGCCGAGGTGGAGCTGGCCCAAAGCCACAGGAGGATCCAAGAAGTCCTGACCCAGATCGTGACCGCTCTGGCGTCGGCGGTGGAGCAGCGTGGCCCCTACACCGCCGGCCACCAACGGCGGGTGGCCGACCTCGCCTGCGCCATCGCCCGGGAGCTCGGCCTTCCCGAGGACCGGATCCAGGGGCTGCGGCTGGCCGCGCTCGTCCACGACGTGGGCAAGCTCGCGGTGCCCGCGGAGATCCTCTCCAAGCCGGGGAGGCTGAGCGCGCTGGAGTTTGAGCTCGTGAAGGGCCACCCGAGCGGGGCTGGGAGCTCCTTCGGGACGTGGATTTCCCTTGGCCGGTGGCGGACGTGGTGGAGGCGATGGCCTCCCATCGCCCGTACCGGGGAGCCCTGGATCGAGACGGGGAAGGGCCGGCTCTACGATCCCCGGGTGGTCGACGGCTGCCTGCGTCTGTTCCGGGACCACGGGTTCTCCTGGTCCGCCTCATCCCCCGGGCTGCCCTGTCCCACCAACCAAGGTTGTTCCTACGGGAAACCGCGGGTACACTTAACCCACCCCAGGTGGGGTGGATAG
- a CDS encoding heavy metal translocating P-type ATPase gives MDRRVQFPVRGMTCASCAAHIEEALAKCPGVGSAHVNLATGRATVELGPEGSVADLVRAVQETGYEVPTEAVVLPIGGMTCASCAAHVERALSEVSGVVTANVNLAAEKATVTFVPGVAGMDDFKKAVAEAGYEAREAPAEGVTAPVEDEAARMREARFRMGVAWAFTIPIILWMSIEMFFGVMWPSHLVFNLGMVLLALPVLSWVGLRTYQSGLAAVIHGYANMDTLIALGTGVSLLTGPASFFFPVANYAGVAAMIMAFHLTGRCVEETAKGRASQAIRKLLELGAKTARVIRDGHEVEIPIEAVQVGDLMVVRPGEKIPTDGVVIEGESAVDESMATGESMPVGKRPGDVVIGATVNQEGLLKVQATKVGKDTFLAQVIKLVEAAQGSKVPIQEFADRVTGVFVPVVIAIAVLTLIAWLAFPGIMRTLVAAGSFLPWVNPNLGLVTLAIVSMVAVLAIACPCALGLATPTALMVGSGMGAEHGILIRSGEAIQTLKDVRVVIFDKTGTITKGKPEVTDIVPLTPSPLPGAGEGALLRWAAAAERGSEHPLGRAVVERAEAEGMAPVEPEEFQALRGRGVVATVDGRRVLVGSRRLMEEHGLDPAPLGGTLRRLEEEAKTAMLVAVDGRLVGAIAVADTLKEDSVAAIQELRRMGLETAMITGDNRRTAEAIARRVGIDHVVAEVLPDGKVAEVQKLRERFGLVAFVGDGINDAPALKQANVGIAIGTGTGIAIEASDVTLVRGELSGVVEAICLSRATFRKIRENLFWAFFYNVVMIPLAAVGWMHPVLAEIAMATSSVTVVVNASTLRRARVWGERR, from the coding sequence ATGGACCGACGCGTGCAATTCCCCGTCCGCGGGATGACCTGTGCCTCCTGTGCTGCCCACATCGAGGAGGCGTTGGCCAAGTGCCCCGGGGTCGGTTCCGCCCACGTCAACCTCGCCACCGGGCGAGCGACGGTGGAGCTCGGCCCCGAGGGGAGTGTGGCCGACCTGGTGCGGGCGGTGCAGGAGACCGGCTATGAGGTGCCCACGGAAGCGGTCGTCCTACCCATCGGTGGCATGACCTGCGCCTCATGCGCGGCCCACGTGGAGCGGGCGCTTTCCGAGGTGTCCGGTGTGGTAACGGCCAACGTCAACCTCGCCGCCGAGAAGGCGACGGTGACCTTCGTCCCCGGTGTGGCCGGTATGGACGACTTCAAAAAGGCCGTCGCCGAGGCCGGGTACGAGGCCCGGGAAGCCCCCGCCGAAGGGGTGACCGCCCCTGTGGAGGACGAGGCCGCCAGGATGCGCGAGGCCCGCTTCCGCATGGGCGTCGCCTGGGCCTTCACCATCCCCATCATCCTCTGGATGTCCATCGAGATGTTCTTCGGCGTCATGTGGCCCAGCCACCTCGTGTTCAACCTGGGGATGGTCCTCCTGGCCCTGCCGGTGCTCTCTTGGGTGGGCCTCCGTACCTACCAAAGCGGGCTTGCGGCGGTGATCCACGGCTACGCCAACATGGACACCCTTATCGCCCTCGGGACAGGGGTTTCGCTCCTCACCGGCCCGGCGTCCTTCTTCTTCCCCGTGGCCAACTACGCGGGGGTGGCGGCGATGATCATGGCGTTCCACCTCACCGGCCGCTGTGTCGAGGAGACGGCCAAGGGGCGGGCCTCCCAGGCCATCCGCAAACTCCTAGAATTGGGGGCCAAGACCGCCCGGGTGATCCGCGACGGCCACGAAGTGGAAATCCCCATCGAGGCGGTCCAGGTCGGCGATCTCATGGTCGTCCGCCCCGGCGAGAAGATCCCCACCGACGGCGTCGTCATCGAGGGGGAGAGCGCGGTGGACGAGTCCATGGCTACCGGCGAGTCGATGCCTGTGGGCAAACGGCCCGGCGACGTGGTCATCGGGGCCACGGTCAACCAAGAGGGCCTGCTCAAGGTGCAGGCGACCAAGGTGGGCAAGGACACCTTCCTCGCCCAGGTGATCAAGCTGGTGGAGGCGGCCCAGGGCTCCAAGGTGCCGATCCAAGAGTTCGCCGACCGGGTAACGGGCGTGTTTGTCCCCGTGGTCATCGCCATCGCCGTCTTGACCTTGATCGCCTGGCTCGCTTTCCCCGGCATCATGCGCACGCTGGTCGCGGCGGGTTCCTTCCTGCCCTGGGTCAACCCGAACCTGGGCCTGGTCACCCTGGCCATCGTCTCCATGGTTGCCGTGCTGGCCATCGCCTGTCCTTGCGCCCTGGGCCTGGCCACCCCGACGGCGCTGATGGTGGGGAGCGGCATGGGCGCCGAGCACGGGATCCTCATCCGCTCCGGCGAGGCCATCCAGACCCTGAAGGACGTGCGGGTGGTCATCTTCGACAAGACGGGGACGATCACCAAGGGGAAGCCCGAGGTGACGGACATCGTTCCCCTCACCCCTTCCCCTCTCCCAGGGGCGGGAGAGGGGGCTCTGCTTCGCTGGGCGGCGGCGGCCGAACGGGGGAGCGAGCACCCGCTGGGGCGGGCGGTCGTGGAGCGGGCCGAGGCGGAAGGGATGGCCCCCGTCGAGCCCGAGGAGTTCCAGGCCCTCCGTGGTAGGGGCGTGGTGGCGACGGTGGACGGCCGGCGGGTGTTGGTCGGCTCGCGGCGGCTGATGGAGGAGCACGGGCTGGACCCGGCGCCGCTCGGGGGGACGCTGCGCCGGCTGGAAGAGGAGGCGAAAACGGCCATGCTGGTGGCGGTGGACGGGCGCTTGGTGGGGGCCATCGCCGTGGCCGACACGCTGAAAGAGGACTCGGTGGCCGCGATTCAGGAGCTGCGCCGCATGGGCCTCGAGACGGCGATGATCACCGGCGACAACCGGCGCACCGCCGAGGCCATCGCCCGCCGGGTAGGGATTGACCACGTGGTGGCGGAGGTGCTCCCTGACGGCAAGGTGGCCGAGGTCCAGAAGCTACGGGAACGGTTCGGCCTGGTCGCCTTCGTGGGCGATGGGATCAACGACGCCCCGGCGCTGAAGCAAGCGAACGTTGGGATCGCCATCGGCACCGGCACCGGCATCGCCATCGAGGCGAGCGATGTGACCCTCGTGCGCGGCGAGCTCTCCGGCGTCGTGGAGGCGATTTGCCTCTCCCGAGCGACGTTCCGCAAGATCCGAGAGAATCTGTTCTGGGCTTTCTTCTACAACGTGGTGATGATCCCGCTGGCGGCCGTGGGCTGGATGCACCCGGTGCTGGCGGAGATCGCGATGGCAACCTCCTCGGTCACCGTGGTCGTCAACGCCAGCACCCTGCGGCGGGCGCGGGTCTGGGGGGAAAGGAGATGA